The DNA sequence AGCGAATGAAATTTTAGATGCTGCTAACAATACTGGTGCAGCAGTTAAAAAGCGTGAAGATACTCATAAAATGGCAGAAGCAAATAAAGCATTTGCTCACTACCGTTGGTAGGATCAAACGAATTAAACTAATAATCCTAATTAGGTAAGGAAGGAGAAATACACTATGGCAAGAGAATTCTCCTTAAAGAATACACGTAATATCGGTATCATGGCTCACATCGATGCTGGTAAAACAACAACAACTGAGCGTATTCTTTTCTACACTGGACGTATCCATAAAATCGGTGAAACTCATGAAGGTGCATCTCAGATGGACTGGATGGCCCAAGAGCAAGAGCGCGGAATTACGATTACTTCTGCTGCAACAACTGCTCAATGGAAAGGTCACCGAGTAAATATTATTGATACACCAGGACACGTAGACTTCACAGTTGAAGTAGAACGTTCATTACGTGTATTAGACGGAGCAGTAGCAGTATTAGATGCCCAATCTGGAGTTGAGCCTCAAACTGAAACGGTTTGGCGCCAAGCAACAACTTATGGGGTACCTCGTGTTGTATTCATTAACAAAATGGATAAAACAGGTGCAGACTTCTTATATTCTGTAGGAACACTTCATGACCGACTAGGAGCTAATGCTCATCCGATTCAACTACCAATTGGTGCGGAAGATGATTTCACTGGAATTATCGACCTTATTGATATGGTTGCTTATTTCTATGAGGATGACTTAGGAACTCGTACGGATGCTCAAGAGATTCCAGAAGAGTATAAAGCAAAAGCTCAAGAACTTCATGAAAAACTAGTTGAAGCAGCTGCTGAACTAGATGAAGAACTAATGATGAAGTATCTTGAAGGTGAAGAATTAACAAAAGAAGAAATCAAAGGTGCTATTCGTAAAGGAACTTGTAACGTAGAATTCTACCCAGTTCTTTGTGGATCTGCATTTAAGAACAAAGGTGTTCAGTTAATGCTTGATGCCGTTCTTGATTATCTTCCTTCGCCATTAGATGTACCTGCAATTAAAGGTACATTACCAGATTCAGAAGAAGAAACAACTCGTGAAGCTAGCGATGAAGGTCCGTTCTCAGCTTTAGCATTTAAAGTTATGACAGACCCTTACGTTGGTAAGCTAACATTCTTCCGTGTGTATTCTGGAACAATCAATTCAGGTTCATATGTTGTTAACTCAACTAAAGGTAAACGTGAGCGTATTGGTCGTATTCTTCAAATGCATGCCAATAGCCGTGAAGAGATTTCTACAGTATATGCTGGAGACATCGCGGCTGGTGTTGGTTTAAAAGATACAACTACAGGGGACACTCTATGTGATGAAAAGAATCAAGTTATTCTTGAGTCTATGGAATTCCCAGAGCCAGTTATCTCATTATCTGTAGAACCTAAAACAAAGTCTGACCAAGACAAAATGGGTATGGCGTTAGCAAAGCTAGCGGAAGAAGACCCTACATTCAAAACACATACTGATGAAGAAACAGGACAAACGATTATCGCTGGTATGGGTGAACTTCACCTTGATATCATCGTTGACCGTATGAGACGTGAATTCAAAGTTGAAGCTAATGTAGGTGCGCCGCAAGTATCTTACCGTGAAACAATTCGCCAAGGAGCGAAAGTTGAAGGTAAATTCGTACGTCAATCCGGTGGACGCGGTCAGTATGGACATGTATGGATTGAGTTTGAACCAAACGAAGAAGGTGCTGGTTTTGAATTCGAGAACAAGATTGTCGGTGGGGTAGTTCCTCGTGAATACATTCCAGCTGTTCAATCAGGTATCGAAGAAGCTCTTCAAAACGGTATGATTGCTGGATTCCCAGTAATTGATATTAAAGCAACTATCTTTGATGGTTCTTACCATGATGTTGACTCGAATGAGATGGCATTTAAAATTGCCGGTTCAATGGCACTAAAAAATGCAAAATCTCATTGTAAACCAGTTCTTCTTGAGCCAATGATGAAAGTTGAAGTTGTTGTTCCTGAAGATTACATGGGTGACGTAATGGGTGACATCACATCACGTCGTGGACGTGTAGAAGGAATGGAAGCACGTGGTAATGCTCAAACAATTAAAGCAATGGTACCATTAGCTGAAATGTTTGGTTATGCAACGTCACTTCGTTCTCGCACACAAGGGCGTGGAACATACTCAATGTTCTTTGACCACTATGAAGAAGTACCTAAGAGTATTTCTGAAGAAATCGTTAAGAAACAAACTGGACAATAATTTTCCAAAAGATTGTTTCTTGCGGTATTTTATTGTAAGCTAAGAAAGGTGATAATCATTGGATATACACCTTTCTTATCCATAAAACTTTTATTGCCACTTAAGGAGGAATTGTAAAATGGGTAAAGAGAAATTTGATCGTTCCAAGACACATGCCAACATTGGTACAATTGGACACGTTGACCATGGTAAAACAACTTTAACTGCAGCTATCACTACAGTGCTACATAAGCGTTCTGGTAAAGGTTCTGCAATGGCTTATGACGCTATTGATGGTGCTCCA is a window from the Bacillus alkalicellulosilyticus genome containing:
- the fusA gene encoding elongation factor G, which encodes MAREFSLKNTRNIGIMAHIDAGKTTTTERILFYTGRIHKIGETHEGASQMDWMAQEQERGITITSAATTAQWKGHRVNIIDTPGHVDFTVEVERSLRVLDGAVAVLDAQSGVEPQTETVWRQATTYGVPRVVFINKMDKTGADFLYSVGTLHDRLGANAHPIQLPIGAEDDFTGIIDLIDMVAYFYEDDLGTRTDAQEIPEEYKAKAQELHEKLVEAAAELDEELMMKYLEGEELTKEEIKGAIRKGTCNVEFYPVLCGSAFKNKGVQLMLDAVLDYLPSPLDVPAIKGTLPDSEEETTREASDEGPFSALAFKVMTDPYVGKLTFFRVYSGTINSGSYVVNSTKGKRERIGRILQMHANSREEISTVYAGDIAAGVGLKDTTTGDTLCDEKNQVILESMEFPEPVISLSVEPKTKSDQDKMGMALAKLAEEDPTFKTHTDEETGQTIIAGMGELHLDIIVDRMRREFKVEANVGAPQVSYRETIRQGAKVEGKFVRQSGGRGQYGHVWIEFEPNEEGAGFEFENKIVGGVVPREYIPAVQSGIEEALQNGMIAGFPVIDIKATIFDGSYHDVDSNEMAFKIAGSMALKNAKSHCKPVLLEPMMKVEVVVPEDYMGDVMGDITSRRGRVEGMEARGNAQTIKAMVPLAEMFGYATSLRSRTQGRGTYSMFFDHYEEVPKSISEEIVKKQTGQ